A part of Citrifermentans bremense genomic DNA contains:
- a CDS encoding coiled-coil domain-containing protein: protein MRKMAMILAATLFTLSSVPAFAQTTSDQKDECLLASKNCMDQVDDIRNRIHKLNKEIKKGNRVYSPQELKKLQDKLRETSEILRTLEKPDS, encoded by the coding sequence ATGAGAAAGATGGCAATGATTTTGGCAGCAACCCTCTTCACGCTGTCTTCGGTCCCAGCTTTCGCCCAGACTACCTCCGACCAGAAGGACGAATGCCTCCTCGCTTCGAAAAACTGCATGGACCAGGTGGACGACATCAGAAACAGGATCCACAAGCTCAACAAGGAGATCAAAAAAGGGAACAGGGTCTACTCCCCCCAGGAGCTGAAAAAGCTTCAGGACAAGCTGAGGGAGACCAGCGAGATTCTCCGCACCTTGGAAAAGCCAGACAGCTGA
- the mce gene encoding methylmalonyl-CoA epimerase translates to MLSKINHIGVAVTSLEEALPFYRDSLGMTFSGTEEVPSQLVRVAFLSVGESKIELLEPTSPESPVAKFLEKNGPGVHHVAYGVEDIEAAIASLVAKGTRMIDAVPRNGAHGARIAFIHPKSSGGVLTELCEADHHSH, encoded by the coding sequence ATGCTATCTAAGATAAATCACATCGGAGTTGCCGTCACTTCTCTTGAGGAAGCTCTACCTTTTTACCGCGACAGCCTTGGGATGACCTTCTCAGGTACAGAAGAAGTTCCCAGTCAACTAGTACGCGTCGCCTTTCTGTCTGTGGGCGAATCCAAGATAGAACTGCTGGAGCCGACCTCCCCGGAGAGCCCGGTGGCCAAGTTCCTTGAGAAGAACGGGCCGGGGGTGCATCACGTGGCCTACGGGGTCGAGGATATCGAGGCAGCCATTGCCTCCCTGGTGGCCAAAGGTACCCGCATGATCGACGCCGTTCCCCGCAACGGCGCCCACGGCGCGCGTATCGCCTTCATCCACCCCAAAAGCAGCGGCGGTGTGCTGACGGAACTGTGTGAGGCTGACCACCACAGTCACTGA
- a CDS encoding alginate export family protein, with translation MSFQKKMLAFAAVTALSAATAVPAMALENEFHGMFKFMGYQSNSLTGGNSGTVNLNSDAHSGFFAEQRARLMYIAKANDNLKLVTHFELDTRFGGVTGGYKGIGTGNDSGNLDADQLTLETKNIYLDFNEPNTSTNFKVGMQPWTDAYGSLFLSADMTGVYATKKFDPATVSLGWFRFDDNTLPTGTNTGAGQFTADLIVLDGKFALNKDMTVGASYYNIQNDTGARLGAAATPGVGDFELLHMLGVNADLKFGDVVVKPFAAYQFGELNANDDISAYVLGASGKVKVGPGAVNFAGYYLSGDKNTTGDTDSFQTVTAATTYFNPANMWLLVRPNQATNTSTSVLNNDMTAEGRGTYGVFAGYEGTANKVFYNANLGYMATSEKRAGEKSSLGTEVNAQVGYKIYDNLSTSVAAAYVFLGDAFDDPAGNPDDPYLFNVQVSYLF, from the coding sequence ATGAGCTTTCAAAAGAAGATGCTTGCATTTGCAGCAGTCACTGCTCTCTCCGCAGCAACCGCCGTACCGGCGATGGCGCTGGAGAACGAGTTCCACGGGATGTTCAAGTTCATGGGTTATCAGTCCAACAGCCTCACCGGCGGCAACAGCGGGACCGTGAACCTCAACAGCGACGCCCACTCCGGTTTCTTCGCTGAGCAGCGCGCACGCCTTATGTACATCGCCAAGGCCAACGACAACCTGAAACTCGTAACTCACTTCGAGCTCGACACCCGCTTCGGCGGCGTGACCGGCGGCTACAAGGGCATCGGCACCGGCAACGACTCCGGCAACCTCGACGCCGACCAGCTGACCCTCGAGACCAAGAACATCTACCTCGACTTCAACGAGCCGAACACCTCCACCAACTTCAAGGTCGGCATGCAGCCCTGGACCGACGCCTACGGCAGCCTCTTCCTCTCCGCCGACATGACCGGCGTGTACGCCACCAAGAAATTCGACCCGGCTACCGTGTCGCTTGGCTGGTTCCGCTTCGACGACAACACGCTGCCCACCGGGACCAACACCGGCGCCGGCCAGTTCACCGCCGACCTTATCGTCCTCGATGGCAAATTCGCCCTCAACAAGGACATGACCGTGGGTGCGTCCTACTACAACATCCAGAACGATACTGGGGCTAGACTTGGCGCAGCCGCCACCCCCGGCGTTGGCGACTTTGAGCTCTTGCACATGCTCGGCGTGAACGCTGACCTTAAATTCGGCGACGTAGTCGTCAAACCTTTCGCAGCTTATCAGTTCGGCGAACTGAACGCCAACGACGACATCTCTGCATACGTCTTGGGCGCCTCCGGCAAAGTAAAGGTCGGCCCGGGTGCTGTCAACTTCGCTGGCTACTACCTCTCCGGCGACAAGAACACCACCGGCGACACAGATTCCTTCCAGACAGTCACCGCAGCAACCACCTACTTCAACCCGGCTAACATGTGGCTGCTGGTCCGCCCCAACCAGGCGACCAACACCTCTACCTCTGTGCTCAACAACGACATGACCGCAGAAGGGCGCGGCACCTACGGTGTCTTCGCAGGGTACGAGGGTACCGCCAACAAGGTCTTCTACAACGCCAACCTCGGCTACATGGCAACTTCCGAGAAGCGCGCCGGCGAGAAGAGCAGCCTCGGTACCGAGGTCAACGCCCAGGTCGGCTACAAGATCTATGACAACCTGAGCACCAGCGTGGCTGCTGCTTACGTCTTCCTCGGCGACGCCTTCGACGATCCCGCAGGCAACCCGGACGACCCGTACCTCTTCAACGTACAGGTGAGCTACCTGTTTTAA